ATAATATCCACCCATTACTCCTTGTAATTCTGGAAACTCTCTTACTATCGATGTTGCCAAATCAGCTTTTGCCAAATATGCAGCACGTTCAACTTTTATCAGCGAAGCATGTGGAATAAATATAGCTATATACTTTGACAGAGCCGTAATACGCTTTACCTTTTCCCCCACGCTGCCAAGTGAAGCATGAAATAATATCGAACCTAATTTTTTGACATAATAATCTAGATTTTCCTTTTTATCTTGAGATATTAAAAATTGGGCATCAGCAAGACGTGCTTCTAATATTCTTTCGTGCCCTTTAACAACTTTATCATTGTTGACATTAACAACAGTAACAAAATATGAAATTCTTGGCCCATCACTCAAAGCAAGGTATTTTTGTTGTGTATTAATTATACTAAGTATTACTTCTTTTGGTAATCCGAATGATTTTTCCTGACTCACTTTACCAAATAGTACAATTGGCCATTCTATAAGCCCTGTCAATTCATTTAGTAAATAATCATTTTTCTCAAGTTGTAAATTCTGCTCTTTTGTGAATTTATTAATCTGATCTAGTATAAATTGCTTTCTTTTGTCCATTTGGAGAATTACACTGTTTTTTTCTAGCAATTCAAAATAGTCTTTAGGTGCTTTAACAGTTAACGCTGTACCACTTGAGAGAAATCGATGGCCATATGTTGTGTTAGATGCTGTGATCCCTGCAAAAGACACAGGTATTATTTCATCATTTAAAATGCATAAAATGTTTTTAATTGGCCTAACCCACCTTTCTTTTCCTTCGCCCCATCTCATACTTTTTGGCCAAGAGAAATTTTTTAATATTTCTCCTAGTTGATTTTTAAGAAACTCTTGAATGTTAAATGAGCAGCTTTCTCTTTTAATGGAGTAAAAATCCTCATTATTTACTTTTCGAACGAGCAAATCTTCTTCATTTTTCTGATATTTTCTTAAAAAACCTTCGATAGCACTTTTTGGTGCGTTAATGTTTGGTCCCTTAACTTCGTTATTGGAATCCTTTAGCTCCAAAGCATTTATGTTGTCGACAAATAGGGTAATGCGACGTGCCGTTACAAAAACCTCTATAGATGCAAATCTTAAATTGTTTTTATTAAAAGCACTGGTAATATAACTCTTAACTTGAACTGCAGCTGAATTCTGCATTCTCGGTGGTATTTCTTCTGAAAGGCACTCAAATAATAACTGCAACGACATACGCTATTTACTCATGTACAATTCACAACATTTTTTTGTCAGCTCTCTAACTCTACCAATATGCGCTGTACGTTCATTTACACCAAGCACACCTCTTGCATCAAGCAGATTAAGTAGGTGACTAGTTTTAATACATTGGTCATAAGCTGCCATTGGTAGCTCCTTTTCAATAAGGAACTTACACAATTTTTCCGTATCTTCGAATTGCTGCTGTACCACTTTAGTATCATAATAATCTAACGCTAGATAAGAAAATTCATATTCTCTTTGTTTAAAAATATCTCCGTAAGTTACACCATTATCGTTCCAAATTATATCGTAAACATTATCTACACCTTGTATGCACATTGCTAAACGTTCCAACCCATATGCCACCTCACCAGGAATCATCTTGCAGTCAATCCCTCCAACTTGCTGTATATAAGTAAGCTGTGTTACTTCCATTCCATTGTATGTAACTTCCCATCCAAGTCCTGATGCACCAACACTTGGATTTTCCCAATCATCTTCAACAAACTTAATATCATATTTTTCTGTAGATATGCCAAGAGCTTTTAAGCTATCTAAATAGACGTCTTGTAAATTATTACCAGACGGTTTTATTATAACTTGGTATTGATGATGTTGATACAAGCGATTAGGGTTATCGCCATAGCGACCATCTGCTGGCCTAATTACTGGTTGTAGATATGCAATTTTTGTCAATTTTGTATCAATTGCAGACATAATTGTTGCAGGATGTAATGTGCCAGCACCAACTTCAGATGTGTATGAGTGAAGTATAACACATCCTTCACTAGCCCAAAAATCTTGTAACTCTTTTATTATACTTT
The window above is part of the Wolbachia endosymbiont (group A) of Bibio marci genome. Proteins encoded here:
- the glyS gene encoding glycine--tRNA ligase subunit beta; this encodes MSLQLLFECLSEEIPPRMQNSAAVQVKSYITSAFNKNNLRFASIEVFVTARRITLFVDNINALELKDSNNEVKGPNINAPKSAIEGFLRKYQKNEEDLLVRKVNNEDFYSIKRESCSFNIQEFLKNQLGEILKNFSWPKSMRWGEGKERWVRPIKNILCILNDEIIPVSFAGITASNTTYGHRFLSSGTALTVKAPKDYFELLEKNSVILQMDKRKQFILDQINKFTKEQNLQLEKNDYLLNELTGLIEWPIVLFGKVSQEKSFGLPKEVILSIINTQQKYLALSDGPRISYFVTVVNVNNDKVVKGHERILEARLADAQFLISQDKKENLDYYVKKLGSILFHASLGSVGEKVKRITALSKYIAIFIPHASLIKVERAAYLAKADLATSIVREFPELQGVMGGYYASYFHEDKEIVEAITEHYKPIGPEQECPKSPSALAVSIADKVDSLVGLIAAGEKISGSYDQFGLRRMTIGIIRTILENNLHIPIRLMIDKSVSLYSRLLFNKNTTSVDKPNRKQISELVFRFCLERFKVILKNRDIRQDVVDSILYKIDINDLLTAEKQTVILDRYLSTPEGEQILSTYKRVSNMMSKVRKSDGTTYSASYGKRFLIENEEIALSNCAITACKNIKQAIKNNHFNAALDELAGFAPFINQFMDSVKINCDSDKLRRNRLSLLENVVSVFHLVADFNLIQVKQWINAQAI
- a CDS encoding glycine--tRNA ligase subunit alpha; the encoded protein is MNLQSIIKELQDFWASEGCVILHSYTSEVGAGTLHPATIMSAIDTKLTKIAYLQPVIRPADGRYGDNPNRLYQHHQYQVIIKPSGNNLQDVYLDSLKALGISTEKYDIKFVEDDWENPSVGASGLGWEVTYNGMEVTQLTYIQQVGGIDCKMIPGEVAYGLERLAMCIQGVDNVYDIIWNDNGVTYGDIFKQREYEFSYLALDYYDTKVVQQQFEDTEKLCKFLIEKELPMAAYDQCIKTSHLLNLLDARGVLGVNERTAHIGRVRELTKKCCELYMSK